From the Solanum lycopersicum chromosome 10, SLM_r2.1 genome, one window contains:
- the LOC101262873 gene encoding uncharacterized protein isoform X1, which translates to MRYLKPSNLFHELLKSNALASSRILGLDVGDKYVGLAVSDTTNKVASPLAVLLRKKTNIDLMAKDLQGLVSELNLGAFVFGYPFDRQKTSRDAVHVKLFIDDLCRTGELRGVNYTFRDECFTSKNVEFLLQDLKLHPTQSKTMSDKFAAVGILQGFLDFVNRKHA; encoded by the exons ATGAGGTATTTGAAGCCATCCAACTTGTTTCATGAATTACTGAAGTCAAATGCACTTGCAAGTAGCCGTATTCTTGGGTTGGATGTGGGTGATAAGTACGTTGGTCTAGCTGTTTCGGACACAACAAATAAAGTTGCATCACCTCTCGC TGTTCTCCTCCGCAAGAAAACAAATATAGACTTGATGGCCAAAGATTTACAGGGTCTG GTTTCTGAACTTAACTTGGGGGCCTTTGTTTTCGGCTATCCATTTGATAGACAAAAAACTAGTCGAGAT GCTGTGCATGTGAAGTTATTCATTGACGACCTTTGTCGGACAGGGGAACTTAGAGGTGTAAACTACACCTTTAGGGATGAATGCTTCACATCTAAG AATGTGGAGTTCTTACTACAAGATTTAAAGTTACACCCAACACAGTCGAAGACCATGTCAGACAAATTTGCAGCAGTTGGAATACTTCAG GGATTCCTCGACTTTGTTAACAGGAAACACGCCTGA
- the LOC101261176 gene encoding vacuolar-sorting receptor 1-like isoform X2: MKEKLGFLVCVWFLVIGSCLGRFVVEKNSLRVTSPDSIKNVYECAIGNFGVPQYGGTMVGIVMYPKANQKSCKDFADSDISFKTKAGGMPVFVLVDRGDCYFTLKAWNAQKAGAAAILVADDRNEPLITMDTPEEEDAKADYLQNITIPSALISQSLGDSIKKQLSKGEMVNINLDWREALPHPDERVEYEFWTNSNDECGPKCESQREFVKNFKGAAQILEQKGYTQFSPHYITWYCPEAFILSKQCKSQCINHGRYCAPDPEQDFSKGYDGKDVVLQNLRQACFYKVANDSGKPWLWWDYVTDFGIRCPMKEKKYDKECADQVITSLGFDVKQIDKCVGDPEADADNPILKAEQEAQIGKNSRGDVTILPTLVINNRQYRGKLDKGAVLKAICSGFEETTEPAICLTDDIQTNECLESNGGCWQDTAANITACRDTFRGKVCECPTVQGVKFVGDGYSHCEASGALRCGLNNGGCWKGTKDGRTYSACIDDHTKGCKCPPGFKGDGVNLCEDIDECKERLACQCPDCKCKNTWGGYQCSCSGNLLYMQEHDTCIGNDGKAAFSWGLVWVIILGLAVAGAGAYAVYKYRIRRYMDSEIRAIMAQYMPLDNQGEVPNHISHGNV, translated from the exons ATGAAGGAAAAGCTAGGGTTTTTAGTGTGTGTTTGGTTTCTTGTAATTGGGTCTTGTTTGGGTAGATTTGTGGTGGAAAAGAATAGCTTGAGGGTAACTTCTCCAGACTCGATCAAAAATGTGTATGAGTGTGCAATTGGGAATTTTGGGGTTCCACAATATGGAGGAACTATGGTTGGTATTGTTATGTACCCTAAAGCTAATCAGAAGTCCTGCAAGGATTTTGCAGATTCTGATATTTCATTCAAAACTAAGGCTGGTGGTATGCCTGTTTTCGTCCTTGTCGATAGAGGAG ACTGCTATTTCACACTTAAGGCTTGGAATGCTCAAAAGGCTGGAGCTGCTGCTATTCTTGTTGCTGATGATCGCAATGAACCTTTGATTACCATGGACACTCCTGAGGAAGAGGATGCAAAGGCAGATTATCTGCAAAATATAACTATTCCGTCAGCTCTAATTAGTCAATCGCTTGGGGATAGCATCAAGAAGCAACTATCTAAAGGGGAGATGGTTAACATAAACCTGGATTGGAGAGAGGCTCTTCCGCATCCTGATGAAAGAGTTGAGTACGAGTTTTGGACCAACAGTAATGATGAGTGTGGTCCTAAGTGTGAAAGCCAGAGAGAGTTTGTCAAAAACTTCAAAGGGGCTGCCCAGATACTTGAGCAGAAGGGGTATACACAATTCAGTCCCCATTACATAACTTGGTATTGTCCTGAGGCATTTATTTTGAGCAAGCAATGCAAGTCTCAGTGCATCAACCATGGGAGATACTGTGCTCCAGATCCTGAGCAAGACTTCAGCAAAGGTTATGATGGGAAGGATGTTGTTTTACAAAATCTGCGCCAAGCTTGCTTTTATAAGGTTGCCAATGATAGCGGGAAGCCCTGGTTGTGGTGGGACTACGTCACTGACTTTGGAATCCGGTGTCCAATGAAAGAGAAGAAGTACGATAAGGAGTGTGCAGATCAAGTAATCACATCCCTTG GTTTTGATGTAAAACAGATAGATAAATGTGTTGGAGATCCTGAAGCTGATGCTGATAACCCTATTCTAAAGGCTGAACAAGAAGCTCAG ATTGGAAAGAACTCTCGTGGAGATGTGACTATCTTGCCAACTCTTGTGATAAACAATAGGCAGTACAGAG GCAAGTTGGACAAGGGAGCTGTTCTGAAGGCCATTTGTTCAGGTTTCGAGGAGACAACTGAGCCTGCAATTTGCTTAACCGATG ATATACAAACAAATGAGTGCTTAGAGTCCAATGGTGGGTGCTGGCAGGACACAGCTGCCAACATTACTGCATGCCGG GATACATTCCGTGGGAAAGTCTGTGAGTGCCCGACGGTTCAGGGAGTAAAATTTGTTGGTGATGGTTATTCTCACTGTGAAG CATCTGGAGCATTACGCTGTGGATTAAACAACGGAGGTTGTTGGAAGGGAACCAAGGATGGAAGGACATATTCTGCCTGCATA GATGACCACACAAAGGGTTGTAAATGTCCACCAGGGTTCAAAGGAGATGGAGTGAATCTTTGTGAAG ATATTGATGAATGCAAAGAAAGGCTGGCATGCCAGTGTCCAGATTGTAAATGCAAGAATACCTGGGGTGGTTATCAATGCAGTTGCAGCGGCAATTTATTGTACATGCAAGAACATGACACGTGTATAG GCAATGATGGAAAAGCAGCATTTAGCTGGGGTCTTGTTTGGGTTATCATCTTGGGTTTGGCAGTTGCAGGAGCTGGAGCATATGCCGTGTACAAGTATAGGATCCGG AGATATATGGATTCAGAGATCCGTGCCATCATGGCACAGTACATGCCTTTGGATAATCAGGGAGAGGTGCCTAACCACATATCCCACGGAAATGTCTGA
- the LOC101261176 gene encoding vacuolar-sorting receptor 1-like isoform X1 gives MKEKLGFLVCVWFLVIGSCLGRFVVEKNSLRVTSPDSIKNVYECAIGNFGVPQYGGTMVGIVMYPKANQKSCKDFADSDISFKTKAGGMPVFVLVDRGDCYFTLKAWNAQKAGAAAILVADDRNEPLITMDTPEEEDAKADYLQNITIPSALISQSLGDSIKKQLSKGEMVNINLDWREALPHPDERVEYEFWTNSNDECGPKCESQREFVKNFKGAAQILEQKGYTQFSPHYITWYCPEAFILSKQCKSQCINHGRYCAPDPEQDFSKGYDGKDVVLQNLRQACFYKVANDSGKPWLWWDYVTDFGIRCPMKEKKYDKECADQVITSLGFDVKQIDKCVGDPEADADNPILKAEQEAQIGKNSRGDVTILPTLVINNRQYRGKLDKGAVLKAICSGFEETTEPAICLTDDIQTNECLESNGGCWQDTAANITACRDTFRGKVCECPTVQGVKFVGDGYSHCEASGALRCGLNNGGCWKGTKDGRTYSACIDDHTKGCKCPPGFKGDGVNLCEDIDECKERLACQCPDCKCKNTWGGYQCSCSGNLLYMQEHDTCIAAGNDGKAAFSWGLVWVIILGLAVAGAGAYAVYKYRIRRYMDSEIRAIMAQYMPLDNQGEVPNHISHGNV, from the exons ATGAAGGAAAAGCTAGGGTTTTTAGTGTGTGTTTGGTTTCTTGTAATTGGGTCTTGTTTGGGTAGATTTGTGGTGGAAAAGAATAGCTTGAGGGTAACTTCTCCAGACTCGATCAAAAATGTGTATGAGTGTGCAATTGGGAATTTTGGGGTTCCACAATATGGAGGAACTATGGTTGGTATTGTTATGTACCCTAAAGCTAATCAGAAGTCCTGCAAGGATTTTGCAGATTCTGATATTTCATTCAAAACTAAGGCTGGTGGTATGCCTGTTTTCGTCCTTGTCGATAGAGGAG ACTGCTATTTCACACTTAAGGCTTGGAATGCTCAAAAGGCTGGAGCTGCTGCTATTCTTGTTGCTGATGATCGCAATGAACCTTTGATTACCATGGACACTCCTGAGGAAGAGGATGCAAAGGCAGATTATCTGCAAAATATAACTATTCCGTCAGCTCTAATTAGTCAATCGCTTGGGGATAGCATCAAGAAGCAACTATCTAAAGGGGAGATGGTTAACATAAACCTGGATTGGAGAGAGGCTCTTCCGCATCCTGATGAAAGAGTTGAGTACGAGTTTTGGACCAACAGTAATGATGAGTGTGGTCCTAAGTGTGAAAGCCAGAGAGAGTTTGTCAAAAACTTCAAAGGGGCTGCCCAGATACTTGAGCAGAAGGGGTATACACAATTCAGTCCCCATTACATAACTTGGTATTGTCCTGAGGCATTTATTTTGAGCAAGCAATGCAAGTCTCAGTGCATCAACCATGGGAGATACTGTGCTCCAGATCCTGAGCAAGACTTCAGCAAAGGTTATGATGGGAAGGATGTTGTTTTACAAAATCTGCGCCAAGCTTGCTTTTATAAGGTTGCCAATGATAGCGGGAAGCCCTGGTTGTGGTGGGACTACGTCACTGACTTTGGAATCCGGTGTCCAATGAAAGAGAAGAAGTACGATAAGGAGTGTGCAGATCAAGTAATCACATCCCTTG GTTTTGATGTAAAACAGATAGATAAATGTGTTGGAGATCCTGAAGCTGATGCTGATAACCCTATTCTAAAGGCTGAACAAGAAGCTCAG ATTGGAAAGAACTCTCGTGGAGATGTGACTATCTTGCCAACTCTTGTGATAAACAATAGGCAGTACAGAG GCAAGTTGGACAAGGGAGCTGTTCTGAAGGCCATTTGTTCAGGTTTCGAGGAGACAACTGAGCCTGCAATTTGCTTAACCGATG ATATACAAACAAATGAGTGCTTAGAGTCCAATGGTGGGTGCTGGCAGGACACAGCTGCCAACATTACTGCATGCCGG GATACATTCCGTGGGAAAGTCTGTGAGTGCCCGACGGTTCAGGGAGTAAAATTTGTTGGTGATGGTTATTCTCACTGTGAAG CATCTGGAGCATTACGCTGTGGATTAAACAACGGAGGTTGTTGGAAGGGAACCAAGGATGGAAGGACATATTCTGCCTGCATA GATGACCACACAAAGGGTTGTAAATGTCCACCAGGGTTCAAAGGAGATGGAGTGAATCTTTGTGAAG ATATTGATGAATGCAAAGAAAGGCTGGCATGCCAGTGTCCAGATTGTAAATGCAAGAATACCTGGGGTGGTTATCAATGCAGTTGCAGCGGCAATTTATTGTACATGCAAGAACATGACACGTGTATAG ctGCAGGCAATGATGGAAAAGCAGCATTTAGCTGGGGTCTTGTTTGGGTTATCATCTTGGGTTTGGCAGTTGCAGGAGCTGGAGCATATGCCGTGTACAAGTATAGGATCCGG AGATATATGGATTCAGAGATCCGTGCCATCATGGCACAGTACATGCCTTTGGATAATCAGGGAGAGGTGCCTAACCACATATCCCACGGAAATGTCTGA
- the LOC101262873 gene encoding uncharacterized protein isoform X2 has protein sequence MRYLKPSNLFHELLKSNALASSRILGLDVGDKYVGLAVSDTTNKVASPLAVLLRKKTNIDLMAKDLQGLAVHVKLFIDDLCRTGELRGVNYTFRDECFTSKNVEFLLQDLKLHPTQSKTMSDKFAAVGILQGFLDFVNRKHA, from the exons ATGAGGTATTTGAAGCCATCCAACTTGTTTCATGAATTACTGAAGTCAAATGCACTTGCAAGTAGCCGTATTCTTGGGTTGGATGTGGGTGATAAGTACGTTGGTCTAGCTGTTTCGGACACAACAAATAAAGTTGCATCACCTCTCGC TGTTCTCCTCCGCAAGAAAACAAATATAGACTTGATGGCCAAAGATTTACAGGGTCTG GCTGTGCATGTGAAGTTATTCATTGACGACCTTTGTCGGACAGGGGAACTTAGAGGTGTAAACTACACCTTTAGGGATGAATGCTTCACATCTAAG AATGTGGAGTTCTTACTACAAGATTTAAAGTTACACCCAACACAGTCGAAGACCATGTCAGACAAATTTGCAGCAGTTGGAATACTTCAG GGATTCCTCGACTTTGTTAACAGGAAACACGCCTGA